From one Phorcysia thermohydrogeniphila genomic stretch:
- the miaA gene encoding tRNA (adenosine(37)-N6)-dimethylallyltransferase MiaA → MTKGKPLIVITGPTATGKTDFSIQLAREIDGEIISADSMQVYKGLDIGTDKVSEEIRKEIPHYLIDVVEPYEKFSVADFVKVADRAIEEIQEKGKFPIVVGGTGFYIRALLYGVPETPPSSEEVRKELEKFSTEELYAELLKVSPDYAKKIGKNDRKRIIRALEVYRLTGKPITAFPERGEKPRYPFLGYFLYRNREELYRRIEDRVDSQIRRGLVEETKWLLKFGRNLTAFQALGYKEILEYLEGRMSLEEAVRLLKRRTKQFAKRQFTWFRKEPKFKWVNLSEISEEEVIELIKNDIKNFWEET, encoded by the coding sequence ATGACTAAGGGAAAACCCCTCATAGTTATCACAGGCCCAACGGCAACGGGTAAGACAGACTTCTCTATTCAGCTCGCAAGGGAAATAGACGGGGAGATTATCTCCGCCGACTCAATGCAGGTTTACAAGGGCCTTGACATTGGAACGGACAAGGTTTCTGAAGAGATAAGGAAAGAAATTCCCCACTATCTCATAGACGTTGTTGAACCGTATGAAAAGTTTTCCGTTGCGGACTTTGTAAAAGTGGCCGACAGGGCAATAGAGGAAATACAGGAAAAGGGAAAGTTTCCAATCGTTGTAGGTGGAACCGGCTTTTACATAAGAGCTCTCCTCTACGGCGTTCCTGAAACTCCCCCTTCAAGCGAAGAGGTTAGGAAAGAATTAGAGAAGTTCTCCACAGAGGAGCTTTACGCAGAACTCCTTAAAGTCTCCCCAGACTACGCTAAAAAGATAGGAAAGAACGACAGGAAAAGAATCATTAGGGCTCTTGAAGTCTATAGGCTCACAGGAAAACCTATTACCGCCTTCCCAGAAAGAGGAGAAAAGCCCCGCTACCCCTTCCTTGGATACTTTCTGTACAGGAACAGAGAAGAGCTCTACAGGAGGATAGAAGACAGAGTTGACTCCCAGATAAGGAGAGGACTTGTAGAGGAAACAAAGTGGCTACTAAAGTTTGGCAGGAACTTAACGGCATTTCAGGCCCTTGGTTACAAGGAAATCTTAGAGTACCTTGAAGGAAGGATGAGCCTTGAAGAAGCCGTTAGACTTTTAAAGAGGAGAACAAAGCAGTTTGCTAAACGCCAGTTTACGTGGTTCAGGAAAGAACCTAAATTTAAGTGGGTAAACCTATCTGAGATTAGTGAAGAAGAGGTAATAGAGCTAATTAAAAACGACATCAAAAACTTCTGGGAGGAAACATGA
- the hfq gene encoding RNA chaperone Hfq, giving the protein MNLQDTYLNRLRKERIPVSVYLARGTRLQGVITFFDQFTILLENGGTQQLIYKHSIATIVPARPVKNLFQSENREEKESNG; this is encoded by the coding sequence ATGAACCTTCAGGATACCTACCTCAACAGGCTCAGGAAGGAGAGAATTCCTGTAAGCGTATACCTTGCAAGGGGAACGAGACTTCAAGGAGTAATTACCTTCTTTGACCAGTTTACGATTCTGCTTGAAAACGGAGGAACCCAACAGCTTATATACAAACACTCCATAGCAACCATAGTTCCGGCAAGGCCTGTAAAGAACCTTTTCCAGTCAGAAAACAGGGAAGAAAAGGAGAGTAATGGCTAA
- the rd gene encoding rubredoxin, translating to MKKYRCIPCGYIYDQETGDPDNGIPPGTPFEELPEDWTCPWCGAGKEDFEPVEE from the coding sequence ATGAAAAAGTACAGGTGCATCCCCTGCGGTTACATCTACGATCAAGAAACTGGAGATCCAGATAACGGAATTCCACCGGGTACTCCTTTTGAAGAGCTCCCAGAGGACTGGACCTGTCCGTGGTGTGGAGCCGGAAAGGAAGATTTTGAACCTGTGGAGGAGTGA
- a CDS encoding potassium channel family protein: protein MRKVKKYIPPKYGQERILEVLMKFRAPLIIALITVMVSTVGYMLISGVDLLTAFYMTILTVTTIGYGEMWNMDVKARIFNLAVMTFGVGSVMGYSIAVLINIVTSGEVKKILRFRKMVNDISALKGHYIVFGMNDYVLHLIKEMKFYKIPVVLVDPSEKLEEFAKEHEINYYLQLDPSDENTLYLANIETAVGAIVATTDDYRNLAITLTVKNAVTKNNIYPFFILALVKKDKFKEKLKLVGADYVETIPSIISKRMAILARKPPIFGEKSLLEEILFGEHTFIDIEELVVQSDSPIVGKTLRDIDLRKRFGITVIAVKKSDGKVIYTPGGDVVIEPLDILVVVAPKNRLQDAIKVLFKGKVTSRGAMLKKKIKERLHGLG, encoded by the coding sequence TTGAGAAAGGTAAAAAAGTACATACCACCAAAGTACGGTCAGGAAAGAATACTTGAAGTCTTAATGAAGTTCCGTGCCCCCCTCATAATCGCCCTCATTACTGTAATGGTATCTACCGTTGGTTATATGCTCATCTCCGGTGTTGACCTTTTAACGGCATTCTACATGACCATTCTCACTGTTACGACCATAGGCTACGGTGAAATGTGGAACATGGACGTTAAGGCAAGGATATTCAACCTTGCCGTAATGACCTTTGGTGTAGGCAGCGTTATGGGATACTCTATAGCGGTTCTCATAAACATCGTTACCTCTGGAGAGGTAAAGAAAATCTTGAGGTTCAGGAAAATGGTAAATGACATCTCTGCTCTCAAAGGCCACTACATAGTTTTCGGAATGAACGACTACGTCCTCCATCTTATAAAGGAGATGAAGTTCTACAAGATACCCGTTGTTCTCGTAGACCCTTCCGAAAAGTTGGAAGAGTTTGCGAAAGAACACGAGATAAACTACTACCTCCAGCTTGACCCCTCAGACGAGAATACCCTATACCTCGCAAACATAGAGACTGCAGTTGGAGCTATCGTTGCAACTACTGACGATTACAGGAACCTTGCAATAACGCTAACTGTCAAGAACGCCGTCACAAAAAACAACATCTATCCATTCTTTATCCTTGCCCTCGTAAAGAAAGACAAGTTCAAGGAAAAGCTAAAGCTCGTAGGAGCTGACTACGTTGAGACAATACCGTCCATAATTTCAAAACGCATGGCAATACTTGCCAGAAAACCTCCAATCTTCGGCGAGAAATCCCTTCTTGAAGAGATACTCTTTGGCGAACACACCTTTATAGACATAGAAGAGCTAGTCGTCCAGAGCGACTCGCCAATTGTTGGAAAAACTCTGAGAGATATTGACCTCAGGAAAAGATTTGGAATTACTGTCATTGCCGTAAAAAAATCTGACGGGAAAGTTATATACACCCCCGGTGGAGATGTAGTTATTGAACCCCTAGATATCTTAGTCGTTGTCGCTCCCAAGAATAGGTTACAGGATGCAATCAAAGTTCTTTTCAAAGGTAAAGTTACCTCAAGAGGTGCAATGCTCAAGAAAAAGATAAAGGAGAGGCTCCATGGACTGGGGTAA
- a CDS encoding DUF6394 family protein, producing the protein MDWGKVGTAFFIMMSLTTTVGFVYDGDPYELIASVTFNLIATLLKLGSKKTLSAELLATSLAADLHLIPALIFYEMGARMTLVEALAWGALVANIFSVIIVIIETVLEAKEEAWW; encoded by the coding sequence ATGGACTGGGGTAAAGTTGGAACGGCCTTTTTTATCATGATGTCACTTACAACAACCGTTGGCTTTGTTTACGACGGAGACCCTTACGAGCTCATCGCCTCCGTTACGTTCAACCTCATAGCTACCCTTCTTAAACTTGGCAGTAAAAAGACCCTAAGTGCAGAGCTCCTTGCCACAAGTTTAGCAGCCGACCTACACCTAATACCGGCCCTGATTTTCTACGAGATGGGCGCCCGAATGACACTCGTTGAAGCTCTTGCATGGGGTGCACTCGTTGCCAATATTTTCTCAGTAATTATTGTTATAATTGAGACGGTCCTTGAGGCAAAAGAGGAAGCTTGGTGGTAA
- a CDS encoding EscU/YscU/HrcU family type III secretion system export apparatus switch protein yields MEEKKAVALKYEREKDNAPKVLAKGKGIIAEKIVELAKKHDIPVIEDNELVSFLVSLDLGEEIPPSLYKAVAKVLALVYSATRQGYPSK; encoded by the coding sequence ATGGAGGAGAAAAAGGCTGTAGCTCTAAAGTACGAGAGGGAAAAGGATAACGCTCCTAAGGTTTTAGCAAAAGGAAAAGGGATTATTGCGGAGAAAATAGTTGAGTTAGCAAAAAAGCACGATATACCAGTTATAGAGGATAATGAGCTGGTGTCTTTCTTGGTTTCACTTGACTTAGGGGAGGAGATACCTCCCTCCCTCTATAAAGCTGTTGCTAAAGTATTGGCTCTTGTCTACTCGGCTACTCGCCAAGGATATCCTTCAAAATAG
- a CDS encoding FprA family A-type flavoprotein, producing the protein MAAKKIKEGIYWVGAVDWDRTIFDELVTLPEGTSYNAYIVFGSGKTALIDTVEPLKGEELLRNLKELKVNRIDYIVSNHSEQDHSGMIPEILKLYPEAKVVTNKKCKQMLIDLLDLPENVFQVIEDGETLSLGDKTLQFFLAPWVHWPETMFTYAVEDKVLFTCDFLGSHIATSELFDTSDENRAKVYLETKRYYAEIMMPFRNFIKKHLALIDKLQPEILAPSHGVVIKETEFILNAYRRWVSDEVKPLVIIPFISMHESTRRMVDFLTSELSKRGIAVRPYNLTSVDIGNVAMDLVDAAGVVFASPTVLAGAHPAIISFAYLVNCLRPKTKLATVIGSYGWNGVVTVKHIQETLRNLKAEWIEPVMVKGLPKEEDYTRLEELADKIAEKVREYASLKLS; encoded by the coding sequence ATGGCTGCAAAGAAGATAAAGGAAGGAATTTACTGGGTAGGGGCAGTAGACTGGGATAGAACGATTTTTGACGAGCTCGTTACGCTTCCTGAAGGAACAAGCTACAACGCTTACATAGTCTTTGGAAGTGGGAAAACAGCACTAATTGACACGGTTGAACCTCTTAAGGGAGAAGAACTCTTAAGAAACCTGAAAGAGCTAAAAGTTAACAGGATAGACTACATCGTTTCAAACCACTCAGAGCAGGACCACTCCGGGATGATTCCAGAAATTCTTAAGCTCTACCCAGAAGCAAAGGTTGTTACAAATAAGAAATGTAAACAGATGCTAATTGACCTTCTTGACCTTCCAGAAAATGTCTTTCAAGTAATTGAAGATGGAGAAACTCTTTCCCTCGGAGATAAAACTCTTCAGTTCTTCTTAGCCCCTTGGGTTCACTGGCCAGAAACCATGTTTACCTACGCCGTTGAGGATAAAGTTCTGTTTACCTGTGACTTTTTAGGTTCTCACATTGCAACCAGTGAACTCTTTGACACTTCTGATGAAAACAGGGCAAAGGTCTACTTAGAGACGAAAAGGTACTACGCAGAGATAATGATGCCCTTTAGGAACTTCATAAAGAAACACCTTGCCCTCATAGACAAGCTCCAGCCCGAGATACTTGCTCCAAGTCACGGAGTTGTAATAAAGGAAACAGAGTTCATACTCAACGCCTACAGAAGGTGGGTATCCGACGAGGTTAAACCGTTAGTTATTATTCCTTTTATATCCATGCATGAGAGCACCCGCCGTATGGTTGATTTTTTAACCTCAGAGCTGAGCAAAAGAGGTATTGCTGTAAGGCCTTACAACTTAACTTCCGTTGATATCGGAAACGTTGCAATGGACCTTGTTGACGCAGCAGGAGTTGTCTTTGCATCGCCAACAGTCCTTGCAGGAGCTCACCCGGCAATAATCTCCTTTGCATACCTTGTAAACTGCCTCAGACCGAAAACTAAACTTGCCACAGTCATAGGCTCCTACGGCTGGAACGGCGTTGTAACCGTAAAGCACATACAGGAAACGCTGAGGAACTTGAAGGCAGAGTGGATAGAACCTGTGATGGTTAAAGGTCTTCCAAAAGAGGAAGACTACACAAGGCTTGAAGAGCTGGCAGACAAAATAGCAGAGAAGGTTAGAGAGTACGCCAGCTTGAAGCTAAGCTAA
- the gltX gene encoding glutamate--tRNA ligase has translation MTVRVRFAPSPTGFMHVGNARTALFNYLFAKHYGGKLILRIEDTDVERHSEEAVKVIYEALRWMGIEWDEGPDVGGDYGPYRQSARLDIYREYVEKLKEKGLVYECYCTPEELEAMRKEQLERGEPPRYTGKCRHLTEEEKEKLRKEGRKPVLRFKVPEDRVIVFEDLVKGRIEINSRQLGGDFVIVRSNGMPVYNFVVVVDDALMKVTHVIRGEDHISNTPKQLLLYEALGFTPPKFAHLPMILGTDRSKLSKRHGSTSVKEFREKGYLPEAFTNFLALLGWYPKDGKEILSMEELIERFDIKDVNSAPAVFDTTKLNWMNQVYIRSYPIDKLTELLIPYLEKAGYALSSFDRKWLERVVEVTRDYFTVLSDAPTYMETFLKDDFEVLDEAKNFIAENPDRVKVIELFYEKLKAFDGELSQEAFKKLVKEVGKELKAKGKNLFMPIRIALTGKMSGVELPILVELLGKERTLKRTENTLKQLSDIS, from the coding sequence ATGACTGTTCGCGTAAGGTTTGCTCCAAGCCCCACAGGTTTCATGCACGTTGGAAACGCAAGAACGGCGCTCTTCAACTACCTTTTTGCAAAACACTACGGCGGAAAGTTAATTCTGAGAATTGAGGATACAGACGTAGAAAGACACAGTGAAGAGGCAGTTAAAGTTATATACGAGGCCCTTAGATGGATGGGAATTGAGTGGGACGAGGGACCGGATGTAGGGGGAGACTATGGCCCTTACAGGCAGTCTGCGAGGCTTGACATATACAGGGAGTACGTTGAGAAGCTCAAGGAGAAAGGGCTTGTTTACGAGTGCTACTGTACACCTGAAGAGCTTGAAGCAATGAGAAAGGAACAGCTTGAAAGGGGAGAGCCCCCAAGGTACACCGGAAAGTGCAGACACCTAACGGAGGAAGAGAAGGAAAAGTTAAGGAAAGAGGGCAGAAAGCCCGTCCTGAGATTTAAAGTCCCTGAGGATAGAGTCATTGTATTTGAAGACCTCGTAAAGGGAAGAATAGAAATAAACAGCAGACAGCTCGGTGGCGATTTTGTCATCGTTCGCTCCAACGGGATGCCGGTCTACAACTTCGTCGTCGTCGTTGACGACGCCCTCATGAAGGTAACCCACGTCATAAGGGGAGAGGATCACATCTCCAACACTCCCAAGCAGTTGCTCCTTTACGAGGCTCTTGGATTTACCCCTCCAAAGTTTGCTCACCTACCTATGATACTTGGAACAGACAGGAGTAAACTCTCAAAGCGCCACGGCTCAACATCTGTAAAAGAGTTTAGGGAAAAGGGCTACCTACCAGAAGCCTTTACAAACTTCTTGGCACTCCTTGGCTGGTATCCAAAGGACGGAAAAGAGATTCTCTCTATGGAAGAGCTAATAGAAAGATTTGACATAAAGGACGTAAACAGCGCTCCCGCCGTCTTTGACACTACAAAGCTCAACTGGATGAACCAAGTCTACATAAGGAGCTACCCGATAGATAAGCTAACAGAGCTCCTCATTCCCTACCTTGAGAAGGCAGGATACGCCCTCTCATCCTTTGATAGGAAGTGGCTTGAAAGGGTAGTTGAAGTAACGAGGGACTACTTTACGGTTCTCTCCGACGCTCCCACCTACATGGAGACCTTCCTCAAGGACGACTTTGAAGTCTTAGATGAGGCGAAGAACTTTATCGCTGAAAATCCGGACAGGGTGAAGGTTATTGAGCTCTTCTACGAGAAACTCAAAGCGTTTGATGGGGAGCTCTCCCAAGAGGCCTTTAAGAAGCTTGTAAAGGAAGTCGGGAAGGAGCTGAAGGCCAAGGGCAAGAACCTCTTTATGCCTATAAGAATCGCCCTTACCGGTAAAATGAGTGGTGTGGAGCTCCCAATCTTAGTAGAGCTCCTTGGCAAAGAGAGAACCCTGAAGAGAACGGAGAACACCCTTAAGCAGTTAAGTGATATATCTTAG
- a CDS encoding flagellar biosynthesis anti-sigma factor FlgM — translation MRIDRISPEFLAAINEEIGQLKRARKGSSDSLPDGETEGVMVTLSEELSSQIEELQPPPREKVEEIKRALAEGTYSIDVHRISEAILKDILGE, via the coding sequence TTGAGAATAGATAGGATTTCTCCAGAGTTCCTTGCCGCTATTAACGAGGAGATAGGGCAACTGAAGAGAGCTCGCAAAGGGTCTTCAGATTCTCTCCCAGATGGGGAAACAGAAGGGGTAATGGTAACGCTGTCTGAAGAGCTCTCCTCTCAGATTGAGGAACTCCAGCCACCACCCCGCGAGAAGGTAGAGGAGATAAAGAGGGCTCTTGCTGAAGGAACTTACAGTATTGACGTTCATAGGATTAGTGAGGCTATTTTGAAGGATATCCTTGGCGAGTAG
- a CDS encoding Uma2 family endonuclease — MGLAEKFKEYYTYEDYKNWKGDWELVEGVPFAMSPSPSVKHQLVVSRIVYILSRELKKADCKGCLVLPEIDWVVKFNTVVRPDVVVVCNLKNLEGHLKVPPLLIFEVVSPSSSQRDEGLKFELYRQEGVKFYALVYPELKRLKVYSFKEGSGVLLEDKTSGKVEIPLRGNCKLSISLEELFGEISPND, encoded by the coding sequence GTGGGACTAGCAGAGAAATTTAAGGAGTACTACACCTATGAAGACTACAAGAACTGGAAGGGAGACTGGGAACTCGTAGAAGGAGTTCCCTTTGCTATGTCTCCTTCTCCAAGCGTTAAACACCAGCTTGTAGTATCAAGAATTGTCTACATACTGAGCAGAGAACTTAAAAAAGCTGACTGTAAAGGTTGTTTAGTTCTTCCAGAAATTGACTGGGTTGTAAAGTTTAACACCGTCGTAAGACCAGACGTTGTGGTAGTCTGCAACTTAAAAAACCTTGAAGGACACCTAAAAGTCCCTCCACTCTTAATATTTGAGGTAGTCTCTCCTTCTTCTTCCCAGCGAGACGAGGGATTAAAATTTGAGCTCTATAGGCAAGAAGGGGTAAAGTTTTACGCCCTCGTCTACCCTGAGCTTAAAAGATTAAAGGTTTACAGCTTTAAAGAAGGCTCTGGAGTCCTTTTAGAGGACAAAACCTCCGGAAAGGTAGAAATCCCACTAAGAGGAAATTGTAAGTTGAGTATCAGCTTAGAAGAACTTTTTGGAGAAATTTCCCCAAATGACTAA
- a CDS encoding pyridoxal phosphate-dependent aminotransferase, with translation MERLLIEPFYVMKVLERAKELEREGRKIIHFEVGEPDLPVPEIVKEKALEALKRTELRYTETAGIPPLREKIAEYYERTYGVKVNPEQVIVTPGSSIGLLAVLKVVSERIGSVAYPDPGYPCYKNMLKFLKADSEPVNVEAEEEFKVKPEKLKTKAVVINSPSNPTGVVYTKEELQKISEKAFVISDEIYHGLTYGRGAPSVLEVTDNAVVVSGFSKFFLMTGWRVGWLIVPDWMVKDVVAILQNVAISAPTLSQIAALACFEEECLEELRRNVETFRKRKDLMLSGLKKLGFRIPAHPQGAFYIFADASAFTEDSFSFAFKVLEETGVAITPGRDFGYNKTERFVRFSFCTDERNIEEGLDRLYVFLR, from the coding sequence ATGGAGAGGTTGTTGATAGAGCCCTTCTACGTAATGAAAGTTCTTGAGAGGGCTAAGGAGCTTGAAAGGGAAGGTAGGAAAATCATCCACTTTGAAGTTGGAGAGCCAGACCTCCCTGTCCCCGAAATCGTTAAGGAAAAAGCCTTAGAGGCACTAAAAAGGACGGAGCTCCGCTACACAGAAACAGCCGGAATTCCCCCCTTAAGGGAGAAAATAGCCGAGTACTACGAGAGGACTTACGGCGTTAAGGTAAACCCAGAGCAGGTTATAGTTACTCCGGGGAGCTCCATAGGCCTCCTTGCCGTCTTAAAGGTCGTCTCAGAGAGGATAGGTAGCGTAGCCTACCCAGATCCCGGATATCCCTGCTATAAGAACATGTTAAAGTTTTTAAAAGCTGACTCAGAACCGGTCAACGTTGAAGCAGAAGAAGAGTTTAAGGTAAAACCGGAAAAACTAAAGACAAAAGCAGTGGTAATTAACTCTCCTTCCAATCCTACTGGAGTGGTTTACACAAAAGAGGAGCTCCAGAAGATTTCCGAAAAGGCCTTTGTAATTTCTGACGAGATATACCACGGCCTCACATATGGGAGGGGAGCTCCATCGGTACTGGAAGTAACTGACAATGCTGTAGTAGTTTCAGGTTTTTCAAAGTTCTTCCTCATGACCGGCTGGAGGGTAGGTTGGCTGATAGTTCCAGACTGGATGGTCAAAGACGTAGTAGCAATTCTCCAGAACGTAGCCATATCAGCTCCAACCCTTTCCCAAATAGCGGCACTTGCCTGCTTTGAAGAAGAGTGTCTTGAAGAATTAAGGAGAAACGTTGAAACCTTCAGAAAAAGAAAGGATTTAATGTTAAGTGGTCTGAAAAAATTAGGCTTTCGCATACCAGCACATCCCCAAGGAGCTTTCTACATCTTTGCCGACGCCTCTGCCTTCACAGAAGACAGCTTTTCCTTTGCCTTTAAGGTCTTAGAAGAAACCGGAGTGGCCATAACGCCGGGAAGGGACTTTGGCTATAATAAAACGGAACGTTTTGTCCGGTTTTCGTTCTGCACGGACGAAAGGAACATAGAAGAGGGGCTTGACAGACTCTACGTCTTCCTGAGGTAA
- a CDS encoding MJ1477/TM1410 family putative glycoside hydrolase, with protein MKRFSFLILFSFLLLGGCGGESEVKEESSSLNVKSWGYQLQEANPSEVALSGFDLVVMDYSYDGTEEGEYSPEEIESIKSSGVIPIAYISVGEAEDYRFYWNPDWQSSPPSWLGEENPEWQGNYAVRYWEQEWKDIVRSYINRIAEEGFKGLYLDKIDEFEYWDSQGELEKGEPAKRMIDFIVEIADYCRKKIEGCYIIPQNGERLLLFDEEGKLLKTVSAWAVEDLFYDGTSFVSQDEVNERTALLDRVRGAGKPVLVVDYVDDGSGYDREKENLERIEDFRRRALEKGYIPYAAMSDRELDELIIIPGLQP; from the coding sequence ATGAAAAGGTTCTCTTTTCTCATTCTTTTTTCCTTTCTCCTTCTTGGAGGCTGTGGAGGGGAAAGTGAGGTTAAAGAAGAAAGCTCCTCACTAAACGTTAAAAGCTGGGGTTACCAACTTCAGGAAGCAAATCCTTCGGAAGTTGCCCTTAGCGGATTTGACCTTGTAGTTATGGACTACTCCTACGATGGAACTGAAGAGGGGGAGTACTCTCCTGAAGAGATAGAGAGTATAAAGTCATCAGGAGTGATTCCAATTGCCTACATAAGCGTAGGGGAGGCTGAGGATTACCGTTTTTACTGGAATCCCGACTGGCAGAGTTCTCCCCCCTCTTGGCTTGGTGAGGAAAACCCAGAGTGGCAGGGAAACTACGCCGTAAGGTACTGGGAGCAGGAGTGGAAAGATATAGTCCGTAGCTACATAAACAGGATAGCTGAGGAAGGTTTTAAAGGGCTCTACCTTGATAAGATAGACGAGTTTGAGTACTGGGACTCTCAGGGGGAACTTGAAAAGGGAGAACCTGCTAAGAGGATGATAGACTTCATAGTTGAAATTGCAGACTACTGCAGAAAGAAGATAGAGGGCTGTTACATCATTCCCCAGAACGGAGAGAGACTTCTTCTTTTTGACGAAGAAGGAAAACTCCTTAAAACCGTTTCGGCTTGGGCTGTAGAAGACCTTTTCTACGATGGAACTTCATTTGTGAGCCAAGATGAGGTTAACGAGAGAACCGCCCTCTTAGACAGAGTGAGAGGGGCAGGAAAGCCCGTCTTGGTTGTTGACTACGTTGATGATGGAAGTGGTTACGACAGAGAGAAAGAAAACCTTGAAAGGATAGAGGACTTCCGCCGTAGAGCCCTTGAAAAGGGCTATATACCTTACGCTGCTATGAGTGATAGGGAGCTTGATGAGCTCATAATAATACCGGGTCTTCAGCCTTAG
- a CDS encoding Rqc2 family fibronectin-binding protein — translation MDYLFIEKCVPEIEKALRKERISAVYGNQKTFSIKAGKFFLNVYTGQPNALFLSQSPLSQDSLKNFKPLEGTYVKSVKLPVKDRVIEIETVKLSLSGKVQTYYLILELTGKNANVLLLDSNRKIIALLRPFKSSVRPFEVGDEYQYPPLDKKEFSELKFGKVTPEGIEKNLHKVVAGISPLNAKEIALLFKETGSLEKAYATFLEKHKNSKTPCLYLKDRKPKFMTTFPYLSLKELERREFSGEFPFTECWKAYFEEKVEAEELERLKERILSDLEEKERALLTELSELSSPEELRERAEEKKLLGELLKYNLHLLKPGMERVKVTDYVSGKEVVIPVNPTISPKGNVEEYFKQYRKLLRKAEHSKKRKKEIEEELETISLLKGVVRDATQKEELDTFLPAKKEEKREKKKLKIFRLPSGNRIVVGRNSRENEFITFRLANEHDLWFHVKDTPGSHVILRLESGKEPSDEDILLAASAAVFFSKAKSSGKVPVDFTEAKNLKKPKGTPPGFVTYSGEKTVYASSELFEKFLNNPEKPSKG, via the coding sequence GTGGACTACCTGTTCATAGAAAAGTGTGTCCCCGAAATTGAAAAAGCTCTAAGGAAAGAGAGAATCTCTGCCGTTTACGGTAACCAAAAAACCTTTTCCATAAAGGCGGGTAAATTCTTTCTAAACGTCTACACCGGACAACCAAACGCCCTCTTCCTCTCTCAGAGTCCACTTTCCCAAGACTCATTAAAAAACTTCAAACCCCTTGAAGGAACCTACGTAAAATCTGTTAAACTCCCCGTTAAAGACAGAGTAATTGAGATAGAAACCGTAAAACTGAGCCTCTCAGGCAAGGTTCAAACCTACTACCTGATTTTGGAACTTACTGGAAAAAACGCAAACGTTCTCCTTTTAGATAGCAACAGAAAAATCATCGCTCTCTTAAGACCCTTTAAGAGCTCCGTAAGGCCCTTTGAAGTTGGAGACGAGTACCAGTACCCTCCCTTAGACAAGAAGGAGTTTTCCGAGTTAAAGTTTGGGAAGGTAACCCCTGAAGGTATAGAAAAGAACCTGCACAAGGTCGTGGCAGGCATATCTCCTCTCAACGCCAAGGAGATAGCACTTCTATTCAAAGAAACCGGAAGCCTTGAAAAGGCATACGCTACTTTCCTTGAAAAACACAAGAACTCCAAAACTCCCTGTCTTTACCTTAAGGACAGAAAACCTAAGTTCATGACAACGTTTCCCTACCTTTCACTAAAAGAGCTTGAGAGAAGGGAGTTCTCAGGAGAGTTCCCCTTTACAGAGTGCTGGAAAGCCTACTTTGAGGAAAAAGTAGAAGCTGAAGAGCTTGAAAGGCTAAAAGAACGTATCTTGAGCGACTTAGAAGAGAAGGAGAGGGCTCTACTTACGGAGCTCTCAGAACTCTCCTCACCAGAAGAGCTAAGGGAACGGGCAGAAGAGAAGAAACTCTTGGGAGAGCTCCTCAAATACAACCTTCACCTTCTAAAGCCGGGAATGGAAAGGGTAAAAGTTACCGATTACGTAAGCGGAAAAGAAGTCGTAATCCCCGTTAACCCGACCATTTCTCCTAAGGGAAACGTTGAAGAGTATTTCAAACAGTACAGGAAGCTCCTTAGAAAAGCAGAACATTCCAAGAAGAGGAAAAAAGAAATAGAGGAAGAGCTTGAAACCATTTCCCTCTTAAAGGGAGTCGTTCGGGATGCTACGCAGAAAGAAGAGCTTGATACCTTTCTTCCCGCTAAGAAGGAAGAAAAAAGGGAGAAAAAGAAACTAAAAATCTTCAGACTTCCATCCGGAAACAGAATAGTAGTTGGCAGAAACAGCAGGGAAAACGAATTTATAACCTTTCGCTTAGCAAACGAGCACGACCTCTGGTTTCACGTAAAAGACACCCCCGGCTCTCACGTGATTTTAAGGCTTGAAAGCGGTAAAGAGCCAAGCGATGAAGATATCCTCTTAGCAGCTTCCGCAGCAGTCTTTTTCAGCAAGGCAAAAAGCTCAGGGAAAGTCCCCGTTGACTTTACAGAAGCAAAAAATCTGAAAAAACCCAAAGGTACCCCTCCCGGCTTTGTTACCTACTCAGGAGAGAAAACAGTTTACGCGTCATCAGAGCTCTTTGAAAAGTTCCTGAATAACCCCGAAAAGCCGTCTAAAGGTTAG